The Molothrus ater isolate BHLD 08-10-18 breed brown headed cowbird chromosome 2, BPBGC_Mater_1.1, whole genome shotgun sequence DNA segment GCCCTGGAAGAAGCCTTTTCCTACAGTCCTCCTCATTTTGCTAAAGAAGGGCCGTGTCTGCCTTTGATCAGAGGAACCAGAgcatgcagcacacagagcctgaGACAGACTGCATCACGCCTCGGGTGAAGCCAAGGGGTGAGATGTTTGTCTTTATTGATGGGAAATGGGTGAGTGACATCTACTGCCAGCCACCCTTTTCTTCACACCAGAAACTCCTTAGCAAGAAGGCACAGAATGAGTGGAGCATCTGGGAGGAGAACAGAGCACTCTGGCAGGAAAACCAGGTCCTCTGGATCAATAACAGgatgctctggaaagaaaacaaggcCCTACAATATCTCCAGTCACAGAACAAATCTGTCCAGGTAATTTACACTGATGCTATTCAGCAAAGCCTCAAGAACAAAAATAAGACATTTCCACTCTTCCAAGAGAGGAGCACAGGCtttcagctcagcctgggcaacaaagctctccaggcagtccaggaaaagaataaaacctTTGAGGATTTCCAGCAGGAGAATAAAGCGCTTACCTGGAAAGGCCAAAAAGCCATCACAGTCCATGAAGAGAGCAAAGATGCCTGCTCAGATCTTCAGAAGAACATTGACACCATTGCAGCTGTGGAAAAGGGTAACCCTGGCCCAGTCGCCCAGCAGAAACATGAAGGTAAAAGGAAGAGCACTACTCCAACTCAGAATAAGATTGAGTCTGCCCCAAGTATGCCAGGAGAGCATGAAATCCTCCGGGCTCTCCAGGACTTATGTGAGCTCCTCCACACCTTCCTGAAAATGAGCCATCCTCCTGGGGAGAAACAGTGCTGTCACAATCTCTATGACGTGAACAGATCCTTCCAAGAGGATTACAATAAACTGAAGCTGCAGCTGAATGCTGTGAAAAACTCTGTGTCAGACATTAGAGCTCAAATGGATATGCTGGAAAAGGAGATTGTTGCCATTACTTCCCCAATGTATGAGGAAGCAGGACAGAAGCTGGAAACTGA contains these protein-coding regions:
- the CBY2 gene encoding protein chibby homolog 2, giving the protein MRLGEINQHGGGRRAVSAFDQRNQSMQHTEPETDCITPRVKPRGEMFVFIDGKWVSDIYCQPPFSSHQKLLSKKAQNEWSIWEENRALWQENQVLWINNRMLWKENKALQYLQSQNKSVQVIYTDAIQQSLKNKNKTFPLFQERSTGFQLSLGNKALQAVQEKNKTFEDFQQENKALTWKGQKAITVHEESKDACSDLQKNIDTIAAVEKGNPGPVAQQKHEGKRKSTTPTQNKIESAPSMPGEHEILRALQDLCELLHTFLKMSHPPGEKQCCHNLYDVNRSFQEDYNKLKLQLNAVKNSVSDIRAQMDMLEKEIVAITSPMYEEAGQKLETERQLGDM